A genomic segment from Coccinella septempunctata chromosome 3, icCocSept1.1, whole genome shotgun sequence encodes:
- the LOC123310439 gene encoding ribose-5-phosphate isomerase: MFLFCRKFVTMSLESAKRVASRRAVDDLLVNNTVVGIGSGSTIVYAVERIAEVVKDLSWNIKCVPTSFQAKQLIHKHNLNLTDLETNPELDICFDGADEVDEKLNLIKGGGGCLLQEKIVASCAKTLVIVADYTKDSTYLGEKYKKGIPLEVVPMCYYPVMNKIKKQFGGTVLLRMAQAKAGPVVTDNGNFILDWFVFDDKFDWEKTNQQLQQMPGIVETGLFIDMAARVYFGLVDGLVEKRVKKNWHNRK; the protein is encoded by the coding sequence ATGTTtcttttttgtagaaaatttgtTACGATGAGTTTGGAAAGTGCAAAAAGGGTCGCAAGTAGAAGAGCAGTGGACGATTTGTTGGTAAATAACACAGTTGTCGGCATAGGAAGTGGATCCACCATTGTTTATGCCGTTGAACGTATAGCAGAAGTAGTGAAGGATCTCAGCTGGAACATAAAATGCGTTCCTACATCTTTTCAGGCGAAACAATTGATCCATAAGCACAATCTGAATCTGACCGATCTAGAAACAAACCCAGAACTGGACATTTGTTTCGATGGAGCAGATGAAGttgatgaaaaattaaatttgatcAAAGGTGGCGGGGGCTGTTTGCTACAGGAAAAGATCGTTGCAAGTTGCGCTAAAACTCTAGTTATTGTTGCTGATTATACCAAAGATTCAACTTATCTTGGAGAGAAATACAAGAAGGGCATACCTTTGGAAGTCGTACCTATGTGCTACTATCCTGttatgaacaaaataaaaaaacaatttggAGGGACAGTTCTGCTCAGGATGGCACAAGCCAAAGCAGGTCCAGTAGTTACAGATAATGGTAATTTCATTCTGGACTGGTTTGTTTTTGATGATAAATTTGATTGGGAGAAAACGAACCAACAGCTTCAGCAAATGCCTGGGATCGTCGAGACAGGTTTATTCATTGATATGGCTGCGAGAGTTTATTTTGGACTTGTAGATGGTTTGGTAGAAAAAAGAGTAAAGAAAAATTGGCACAATCGGAAGTGA
- the LOC123309015 gene encoding caltractin-like, protein MSSGSSTYKKKPGSGSYKKSGGLKLELNEEQKNDIREAFDLFDNDNCGKIESKDLKVAMRALGFEPKKEEIKKMISEIDKDCTGKISFEDFLELMAVKMSEKDSKEEILKAFRLFDDDDTGKITFKNLKRVAKELGENLTDEELQEMLDEADVNGDGEISQEEFLRVMKKTSLY, encoded by the exons ATG TCTTCAGGATCATCTACCTATAAAAAGAAACCTGGCAGTGGCTCGTACAAAAAATCAGGAGGATTAAAGCTTGAACTGAACGAAGagcaaaaaaatgatattaggGAAGCGTTCGATCTTTTTGATAACGATAACTGCGGTAAAATCGAAAGCAAGGACTTGAAAGTTGCTATGAGAGCTCTAGGATTTGAGCCCAAGaaagaagaaattaaaaaaatgatcTCTGAGATTGATAAGGATTGTACGGGTAAAATTTCATTTGAGGATTTCCTTGAACTCATGGCAGTAAAAATGTCTGAAAAAGATTCCaaagaagaaatattgaaaGCTTTCAGACTCTTTGATGATGATGATACGGGTAAAATAACGTTCAAGAATCTCAAACGTGTTGCTAAGGAACTTGGGGAAAATCTGACAGATGAGGAATTACAAGAAATGTTGGATGAAGCAGATGTCAATGGTGATGGAGAAATAAGCCAAGAAGAGTTCTTAAGGGTTATGAAGAAAACTAGTTTGTACTAA